Part of the Niallia alba genome is shown below.
GATGATGGTGCTTCCTCAGGTAACGGTAATGGCTCTAGCTCAGGAAGCGGATCAGGAACAGGCTCTGGTTCAGGTAACGGCTCTGGTTCTGGAACAGGAAGTGGTAGTGGCGGTGGCTCAGGAAATGGCAACGGAACAGGAGCCGGCTTTGGGAGCGGAAGCAGAGAGCTAACGGTGCCGGAAAAACTAGATGGAAAACAAAATACAGAGGTGGATGCAGGAAAGTTAGGCGAAGGTAAGCAAGGTCAGATGACAGAAGGAGAAGGTCCAATCCTAAAAGGGAATGTTCGACCATATGAACAAGTGTTTTCAGACTATGAAACTGCTTACCGGGAAAGTACCTCTCGATATAAATTACCACATGATTTAGAAAACATAGTAAAAAATTATTTTACCGAAATAAAACCAAATGAAAAGTAGGGGAAATGATGAAAAAAGAATTAATGGAACAGGATTTTATCCAAGCAGAAGCATTACTTAAAAAGGTGAAAGATGAAATTGGAAAATTTATTGTCGGCCAAGAAAAAATTACCGATGAGGTTCTTTGGAGTATGTTGGCAGGGGGGCATGTGCTTTTAGAAGGGTTGCCAGGTCTTGGGAAGACAATGATGATTCGAACAATTTCCGAAGTAATGGATTTATCCTTTGCTAGAATTCAGTTTACACCAGATCTAATGCCAGCAGATATTACGGGTACGATGGTGCTGCAGCCTGATGAAAGCGGGAAACAGCAGTTTCATTTTCATGAGGGACCTTTATTCAATCATATTGTCCTTGCCGATGAAATAAACCGGGCGACTCCGAAAACGCAAAGTGCGTTATTAGAAGCAATGGGAGAAAAAACCGTCACAATTATGGGAGAAACGAAAAAATTAGAAGCGCCGTTTTTTGTACTAGCTACACAAAATCCTCTTGATATGGAAGGAACTTATCCATTGCCAGAAGCGCAGCTCGATCGTTTCATCTGTAAATTACATGTCACGTATCCATCGAAAGAGGAATTAAAAGCAATTATTAGAAGGACAACAGGAACGGAAACAACTTTATTAACACGTGTAGCATCTGTCGAAGATATTATTTACTTACAAAGTCTTGTCAAACAAATTCTTTTAGCTGACGATATTTTAGAGGTTGCAGTTAACATTGTTTCGGCGACTCATCCTAGTTCAGAGGATGCAACAGAATTAGGAAATAAATATATTCAGGCAGGCAGCGGACCTAGGGGTTTGCAGTCATTAGTATCAATGGCCAAGGCAAGAGCGTTAGCTTCTGGTAGATATCATGTTTCTATAGCGGATTTACGACATGCTGCTCTTCCTGTGTTCAGACATCGAATTTTACTTAATTTTGAAGGAGAAATAGCAGGAATAACGCCAGATCAAATTATTGACGATATTTTAGATCAAACGTTGCGGGTTGAAGCAGGGAAAGGACGATGAAGGATTATCATCAATTATTGGCTCGAATGAATCGAAGAAGCTTGCAAGTTTCTACAAAAGGAGCAGGGATGCAAAACGGCAGAAGAAAATCCCATATTCATGGAACCTCTTTGGATTTTGCTGACTATAAAGTCTATCATCCTGGCGATGATATCCGGCAAATCGATTGGAATGTATATGGTCGTACAAATAAGCCCTATATTAAAAGATTTCAAGATGAAAAAGAGATTTCAGTTAGTATATTTCTAGATGCTACTTCTTCCATGAAACAGGTTCCTGTGAAATGGGAGTTAGCGCGAGAATTAGCTGCAAGCTTAGCCTATATTACGCTATCTCATGAAGATCGTCTAAGCTTTGCTGCCGTTTCTACAGATTTTTCCTTTCACCGTAAAGGATCAGTTCATAATAAACGGACCTTTTATGAAATTGTCGGTGTAAGGAACGATACCCAGGATGAAAGCTTTACTCAATCATTAGCAAACTCCTTAACAGCGCCAACGCAACTGGTTATTTTGATTACAGATGGTTTAGAACCGTTAACGTTATTTGAAGAAAGTTTTAAACGATTAAAATATCGTAATCAGCAAATATGGCTGATTCAATTATTAAGTGAAACAGAGATAAATCCTCCCTTTTCGGGAGATATCCAGCTAGTGGATAGTGAAAATGGAAAAATGGTTGATGTAAGCTTGAATCCTTCGATTAAAACGCTATATAAAAATAGGCTAGATGATCATAATGATAATCTTGAAATTCTTTGTGCCACATATGGAATCCACTATTGCCGAATAAGCGATAAACTAGATATACAAACGATTATTTTGCGTGAACTAGCGTTTGCTGGATTGATTCAATAATATTTTTTTGGTTAAGAAAGTATAAGTCTCTTAAGTCTATCTGATATCTCATTTCAGTGTTCTTATCTTTCTTAACCGAGCAAAAAGGAGAGAAAAAATGCACTTAGCAAATCCGTACTATTTTTTGCTGCTAATTTTTATTGTGGCATTTATCCTATTTTATTTTTTTCGAAAAAAATATACAAAACAAATTATTCCTTCTAATTTACTGTG
Proteins encoded:
- a CDS encoding AAA family ATPase; this encodes MKKELMEQDFIQAEALLKKVKDEIGKFIVGQEKITDEVLWSMLAGGHVLLEGLPGLGKTMMIRTISEVMDLSFARIQFTPDLMPADITGTMVLQPDESGKQQFHFHEGPLFNHIVLADEINRATPKTQSALLEAMGEKTVTIMGETKKLEAPFFVLATQNPLDMEGTYPLPEAQLDRFICKLHVTYPSKEELKAIIRRTTGTETTLLTRVASVEDIIYLQSLVKQILLADDILEVAVNIVSATHPSSEDATELGNKYIQAGSGPRGLQSLVSMAKARALASGRYHVSIADLRHAALPVFRHRILLNFEGEIAGITPDQIIDDILDQTLRVEAGKGR
- a CDS encoding DUF58 domain-containing protein, whose product is MKDYHQLLARMNRRSLQVSTKGAGMQNGRRKSHIHGTSLDFADYKVYHPGDDIRQIDWNVYGRTNKPYIKRFQDEKEISVSIFLDATSSMKQVPVKWELARELAASLAYITLSHEDRLSFAAVSTDFSFHRKGSVHNKRTFYEIVGVRNDTQDESFTQSLANSLTAPTQLVILITDGLEPLTLFEESFKRLKYRNQQIWLIQLLSETEINPPFSGDIQLVDSENGKMVDVSLNPSIKTLYKNRLDDHNDNLEILCATYGIHYCRISDKLDIQTIILRELAFAGLIQ